A single region of the Triticum dicoccoides isolate Atlit2015 ecotype Zavitan chromosome 2B, WEW_v2.0, whole genome shotgun sequence genome encodes:
- the LOC119362428 gene encoding peroxidase 1-like, whose amino-acid sequence MAASASCISLVVLLVALATAASGQLSPTFYDTSCPRALATIKSGVAAAVSSDPRMGASLLRLHFHDCFVQGCDASVLLSGMEQNAGPNFMSLRGFGVIDSIKAQLEGICSQTVSCADILTVAARDSVVALGGPSWTVPLGRRDSVDANEAAANMDLPSFTSSRSDLETAFLNKGLNTVDMVALSGAHTIGQAQCGTFKDRIYNETNIDTAFATSLRANCPRSNGDGSLANLDTTTANTFDNAYYTNLMSQKGLLHSDQVLFNNNTTDNTVRNFASNPAAFSSAFTTAMIKMGNIAPKTGTQGQIRLSCSRVNS is encoded by the exons ATGGCCGCCTCTGCCTCTTGCATTTCTCTGGTGGTGCTGCTCGTGGCTCTGGCCACGGCGGCGTCAGGCCAGCTATCGCCAACGTTCTATGACACGTCGTGCCCCAGGGCACTGGCCACCATCAAGAGCGGTGTGGCGGCCGCCGTAAGCAGCGACCCCCGCATGGGCGCGTCCCTGCTCCGGCTGCACTTCCACGACTGCTTCGTACAA GGCTGCGACGCGTCTGTTCTGCTGTCTGGCATGGAACAAAACGCGGGTCCGAACTTTATGTCGCTGCGAGGCTTCGGCGTCATCGATAGCATCAAGGCTCAGCTCGAGGGTATATGCAGCCAGACAGTCTCCTGCGCCGACATCCTCACTGTCGCGGCCCGTGACTCTGTCGTCGCC CTGGGGGGGCCGTCATGGACAGTCCCTCTGGGGAGAAGGGATTCCGTAGATGCAAACGAGGCGGCGGCAAACATGGACCTCCCAAGCTTTACATCAAGCCGGTCAGATCTTGAGACGGCATTCCtcaacaaggggctcaacacggtcGACATGGTGGCCCTCTCGGGCGCGCACACGATTGGTCAGGCACAGTGTGGGACCTTTAAGGACAGGATCTACAACGAGACTAACATCGACACGGCCTTCGCCACATCTCTCCGGGCCAACTGCCCCAGGtcaaacggcgacggcagcctggcGAACCTGGACACGACGACAGCCAACACATTCGATAACGCCTACTACACCAACCTCATGTCACAGAAGGGGCTCCTGCACTCGGACCAGGTGCTATTCAACAACAACACCACTGACAACACTGTCCGGAACTTCGCGTCGAACCCAGCGGCGTTCAGCAGCGCCTTCACGACCGCCATGATCAAGATGGGCAACATCGCGCCGAAGACAGGGACGCAGGGGCAGATCAGGCTGAGCTGCTCCAGGGTGAACTCGTGA